The Castanea sativa cultivar Marrone di Chiusa Pesio chromosome 11, ASM4071231v1 genome contains a region encoding:
- the LOC142614622 gene encoding scarecrow-like protein 23 — protein sequence MLQSLVPQSPISTMNPKRVDRDDSSGDETTTATKRRNLSDEASVSGEKALVEELHRDESESSGLRLLGLLLQCAECVSVDNLDDATDLLPEIAELSSPYGSSPQRVGAFFAHALQARVITSCLGVYSPLSSKTLTLTQSQKIFSALQSYNSISPLIKFSHFTANQAIFQALDGEDRVHVIDLDIMQGLQWPGLFHILASRNKKIRSMRVTGFGSSSELLDSTGKRLADFATSLGLPFEFQPVEGKIGNLKDPSQLGLRPGEGEAIVVHWMHHCLYDITGSDLGALRLLTLLRPKLITIVEQDLSHGGGFLARFVDALHYYSALFDALGGDGLGADSVERHMVEQQLFGCEIRNIVAVGGPNRTGEEKVERWGNELGRVGFRPVSLAGNPAAQASLLLGMFPWKGYTLVEENGCLKLGWKDLSLLTASAWQPSD from the coding sequence ATGCTTCAGAGCTTGGTTCCGCAATCTCCAATATCTACCATGAATCCGAAGCGCGTGGACCGCGACGACAGCTCTGGCGACGAGACCACCACAGCAACAAAGCGTAGAAATCTCTCCGACGAGGCCTCCGTTTCCGGCGAGAAAGCGCTCGTCGAAGAACTGCACCGCGACGAGAGCGAGTCGAGTGGGCTCAGACTCTTAGGTCTCCTTCTACAGTGCGCCGAGTGCGTCTCCGTGGATAATCTCGACGACGCCACCGATCTCCTCCCCGAAATCGCTGAGCTCTCCTCTCCCTACGGTTCTTCGCCGCAGAGAGTAGGCGCGTTCTTCGCTCACGCGCTCCAAGCGCGCGTGATCACTTCGTGCTTGGGTGTCTACTCGCCACTGAGTTCGAAAACCCTAACTTTGACTCAGTCTCAGAAAATCTTCTCGGCCTTGCAATCCTACAATTCAATCAGCCCGTTAATCAAGTTCTCTCACTTCACGGCGAACCAAGCGATTTTCCAAGCATTGGACGGCGAGGATCGCGTCCACGTCATCGATTTGGATATAATGCAAGGGCTTCAATGGCCAGGATTGTTCCACATCCTCGCATCTCGGAATAAAAAGATCCGATCCATGCGGGTCACCGGGTTCGGATCCTCCTCCGAGTTACTGGATTCGACCGGGAAAAGACTCGCCGACTTTGCCACGTCATTGGGTCTGCCTTTTGAGTTTCAACCGGTGGAGGGCAAAATTGGAAATTTGAAGGACCCGAGTCAACTCGGCCTGAGGCCGGGTGAGGGCGAGGCTATAGTGGTTCACTGGATGCACCATTGTTTGTACGATATTACTGGGAGCGATTTAGGAGCGTTGAGATTGTTGACTTTGTTGAGGCCCAAACTGATCACGATCGTCGAACAGGATCTGAGTCATGGGGGTGGGTTTTTAGCTAGGTTTGTGGATGCTTTGCATTATTACAGCGCGTTGTTCGACGCGCTTGGCGGGGATGGATTGGGTGCGGACAGTGTAGAGAGGCATATGGTGGAGCAGCAACTGTTTGGGTGTGAGATTAGGAACATTGTGGCTGTGGGTGGGCCCAACAGGACTGGAGAAGAGAAAGTTGAGAGGTGGGGCAATGagttgggtcgggtcgggtttcgCCCCGTTTCCCTTGCGGGTAACCCGGCTGCTCAAGCTAGCTTGTTGCTTGGGATGTTCCCTTGGAAGGGTTATACTTTGGTGGAAGAGAATGGGTGCTTGAAGTTGGGTTGGAAGGATCTTTCTTTGCTCACTGCCTCTGCCTGGCAGCCGTCTGATTGA